The following is a genomic window from Episyrphus balteatus chromosome 1, idEpiBalt1.1, whole genome shotgun sequence.
cttttttttactGCAGTAAAATTTAACAGTGACAACCCTTTTGTAAAACATATGATAAACAATTGGACAAAAGGCGATCAGCGacctctaaatatttaaaacgcCGACATtttcacattgttttttttaaataggttaAACTAAAAAGCTGTAAGCATCGAaatttagagacattttttcgAATAATTTTAAGATTGTGCTTCCAATTTTCAACAGAATCAGAGTTTTTAAGAACATTTACGAAATCTCAGTGTGATTGATAACCTTACGAAATTACTACAAGAAAGAAAACACAATTTTCATCTGttacttaattaattttaattaaaaataaacaaaaaaacaaacaaacttcaatagcaaaaataacattagaaaaaacaacttaaaatattttgaaacattAACGCAATCTCAGtccaatttcttttttaaaatactgcaAGAAAGAAAACATCATTTaactgttttaatttaataaaaaataaacaaaaacgcaAAACTTCAATCGTAAAAATAACGtaacgaaaaataaataaaaatattttgaattctacaaaaatacatacataaatagtaaaatatcaatcaaaaaaaaaaaaaaaaacaacttaaaatattttgaaacattAACGCAATCTTAGTCTAATTTCCTTTTTAAAATACTGCAAGAAAGAAAACATCATTTaactgttttaatttaataaaaactaaacaaaaacacaaacaaacttCAATAGTAAAAATAAcgttaggaaaaataaataaaaatattttgaattctacaaaaaaaaatacataaatgtacaTAAATAGTAAAATATCAATCAACAAATTGTTTTCTATAAATCTGTGATAGTTTTTAGATCTTTATTATCCaaataattaagtattttttcacaGCAAACATATGgcaatttaatataattttcacaaaattcatggctcaatttaagcaaaataacTCTATctgtagctttttttttgttacgctCAATTAATTGACCATAAATTGGGTATCTGTGCACATTAAAATTGTACAATACTTCTTTATTTCGAAAATATCTTACCAATGAACTAGTATTCTTCGTCAAGATATCATACAAAGAcaatttatttccaaatttcGTTGTCTTTAACTTTGTTATTTCTACGGCACAAATATTCTCGTACCATTTGGAATCAAACCCTTGTATTGCAAGttgatttttgttatttatgaaGATATCTACGTACTTTAACATAGTTAAATGAAGTTTGATAACATATAATGAACATACTCCTGCGCCCCAAGAAGTTTCGTTATTACCATAGTCAACATAATTTCCAGTAGAACGAATGAATCCAAGGACTAAATCAATAGGTGATTCATTGTTGTATGTTTCTATATTGACGTCTGACCCAAAATTTAGAAGGAATTTCACGTTTTCGTACTTTCCATATGTACAAGCTATGTGAAGAGCTGTTTGACcttctttatttatttcatcaatatcAGCTCCTTGATATACAAGTCGGCGTACAACATATACACTGCTTTCAGCTGCAGCCACATGAAGTGGTGTCGAACCGTTAATGTCTCTGGCACAAATATTGGCGCCTACGTGAAGTAAAATATATATGACATCATTATTACCTCCTTTTGCTGCCAGATGAAGCGGCGTTTGtccattttgaattttattataaatatttcttaTGTTCGATGGATTCCTTGATCCTTGAATTTCAGAAATATTCTTGCTATCCATATTTTCCGTAAAACACTCAATATTAGCTTTATATTTTAAGAGTATTTTGATAAGTTTTATGTGATTATTGAGACAGGCTAAATGGAGAGTTGTTAAACCGCAGCTTCTTGTCTTAGCATCAACATTCGCTCCATATTGAAGAAGCAATCTAGCTATATCTGCTCTATCATCAATTTTAACACACTTACATTCATTTACAGCGGTTATATGTAACGCTGTCCTTCCGAACTCATCAGTGCCTTCAGTATTTGCTTgattttgaagtaaaatttcaacaatatttttacaaacatttttactGGCTAGGATAAGAAGCTCGGGCCATTTTTTAACATCTGCCtcatatttcaacaaaaactcgGTCATAACAAAGTTAGAGGTTTTAATGCTGTAAAATATTGGAACCTTTCCAAATTCGTCCATTTCATTAATATCAGCTCCATTAGCAAGTAGTAGTGTAATTgtcgaaaaattataatttctaaCAGCAACATGTAATGGTTTGACATTTTTAAAGTCATGCAACAAACGGGGATTGAGTTcaagaaaaatgttcaaaatatcGTCATATCCTTTTCTTACAACGTTATACAATGAATCATCATTTATATCATTCAAGCTATAGGTGAACCCATAGTCAAGAAgacttttaattatattttcgttacaaaaattcattaatgCTACTTTAAGCGAACTTTTGTTGCTTTGGTTGTTCTTGTctggaaaagaattttttaggATAACATCCACCATTGAAGTACATCCAAGGGAGACCGCTGTGTTGAGGATTGTATTGCCATTCATATCTTGGACATTAACATCTGCGCCAtggtttaaaagtaatttaGCCGTTTCTGAATTAACTGTATTTAGAAGTGGTGTCATTTTGTTGTTTGCACAACAATTCACATCTGCATTGTAacgtaaaaacaattttatcatttcagttTGCATATAAATAACAGATTTGTGAAATGGTGTAAatcctttataattttttgaattaatcaaTGCTCCATGGTTTAAAAGAAGTTCAGCAGCCGGTAAAAATCCTGCAATATGAAGAGGAGTTTCATCCAAACTGTTTTTTGCATCGACATAACTCCCATATTTTAAAAGCATTATAATACAATCTTGTTTATTATTTACTACTGCAAGGTGTAGTGCTGTGTATCCTCTACTAGAAGGTGAATTTACATCGGCTCCATATTCGCAAAGCACTTCAATTATATTGGAAAACCCTTTTTGAGCCGCAATATGAAGTGGTGTTATTTTTTTGCTATCTAATATATTGCCGGGTTCAGAATAATATTCTCTTCGAAAATAATCACAAACTGAATTGGCCAAAGCTCCGgcttttaaaagtattttagtAATGTCAATTGCACCACTGTCGACGGCAATATGGAGCGGGCTTATGCCAAGCTTATTGCCACAAAAATTGGCTCCTTTATTCAGAAGTAATTCAACGATTAATGCGTTCTTGTTCTTAACTGCACAGAAAAGaggtgttaatttttgtttatcaaatGCATTTACATTGCTTCCTCTATTCAACATTTCTGTTACATATTCGACACTACCTTGTCTTACTGCACTATGTAGTTTTTTATTCAATGAACcttgttttgtcttttttattgctttttctcCAAATAATTCACAATTTTGTGGagttattttggaatttttcatATTGTGAGCggaatttttaatggaaataccATCGcctttgacttttttaatgattttatgtAAAATAGATTTAGCATGATCATTAAGATAAACCATGCCATTGTTTAAACCATAAACACTGGCACCATTTCTCAAAAGCATTTCAGCTATTTCCTTTTGCTCTCTAACAACTGCATAAATGATTGGAGTCCagccaattttattttgtacatttaGATAAGCTCCTCGGTTTATTAACATTTGTATAATTTCTATATCACCGTTTTGCACAGCAAAATGAAGTGCTGTATTTGTGTGGTTTCTTTTGGGAGATTTACTATTTACCTTTGATCCGCTATTTAAAAGTAATATAGACAGTTCAGTATGATTATGCTCAATTGATTTGCGCAGAAGAGCATATCCTCCTGCCCATGGTTGATCATCAGACATTTTATTTTGATGCAAATACTCTTTTATGATTTCTAATTCTCCATTACGGATAGCTTTCATTAAATCGCTTTTTGTTGTATTCATTGTTagtaactaatttttttcgattaaatagGTTTATGGTaagttctgtaaaaaaaaaattaaaaaactttataagGATCCAAAACTTTGTAGAAGcagtttaatacatttttaattaatgctGAAGTCATAAATGATTGAAAATATGTCGAGTAGTGCATAAACTGCTATGTAAAGTGAAATAGCATTCTATTGAGAAAAACTACGGTTCAAATTTGGGTTTTATGTTAtgctttttacaatttttttttctttgggtatgttgtcaaaataaattatgttttatcTTGATAAGCTTCCAATAttgtctttttctttatttttttctagtacaaaatgttagtttttggcTATTTTAAATCCAACCTATCGCTTTTTCCGGAGGAAAAAAGTACCCCGGAAGAGAATTTTCCTATGGCGGATCTCCCacgaacttttttttcctaCCAAACAAATCTTACTAATATTCAAATGCTTGAATCGTTTTCGAAATTAATTTGAGATTAACAACGAACTGCCAGCTCGACAAAATTTATCGACACTCTGTAATTGAGTCGGTAATATGGTTTGAGTTGGTTCAAgatgatttgattttatttatttacagaaCGAGAATCGCTTTTTTTATACTATGCACGAAtgaacaaaaagtgaaaaaatgcactaaaaaaacaGACACATTTTGaggaattcactttaaatcgctaattgactccaaaaagtctggatttggaaatgccattctttggAATAATTGAGAATCGTTTTCAGTATAGACATTTTGGAGTGGATATTGTTTCCATAAATGGATAATTTGAGTCTAGTCCATGCCTTATCAATGCCAAGCAGtcatcaaaaatattaacattaacatttaaaaaaaaaccgttagtCTTGAACAGACgaaatttacataaatttttgatatttttttatgaattaaagattattattttgcgttatatatttaaattgatagtaaacaaatatataaaatgattttttttttcagttttgtattacaatatgttaaaaataaaaaaaaaaatccggaatgttttaaacaatttttaaaaatgaaaaaaaaacaaaaataataataataaaatccggaatgttttattggaacatcaaaacaaaaacttaaaaaaggaaAGATGGACACAAATCTGATGTGAGAAAcggaaattcacaaaaaaacggTACTTTGCGTTTAGAAGAAGATCATAGACCAAATTTTAATAGTGTAAAAatcttacaacaaaaaaacattgttcTAAACGAATGCTTTTAGAAATGCTTCACATACAAAAGAACGAGAATGTTGTAATCAAAAGATCTGATTACGATGATCTTAGTagtacactagcccaaaaaattaagggaaccaaaaaaaattgtgatttttttagtgattttcgataggctgtatctcagtaaaaaattatcgcatcatgacaaaataaaaagcatgtgaaagctctattctaGTTTTAGAATTaagctttaaaatatttttcttctaacggtaaaatagctaaatcgttggaactgttcaaaaaccaaaattttccaattttttttttgtttttacttttcatgCCATGGCATTATTGAGTAGTGCGTTTTGAACAGCCGACTTTTTTAGTTTTCGGTTTGCAACTGCATTTTTATGTCagttttcttatcaaaaaaagaaaaagcttgtaagaactaaaaaaataacatcaaaaaTGCGTGCAAGTCCGTGTGCAAATAGGAGTAGACTTGACTTGGAGTAAATCCGGAGTACTTCGTAGTATTACAACTACTATCTATCTAATTACTGCGGAGTAAAATATGTTGTAACCTTTTGTGGTGTGAAGGTACTACAGGAGTCAAAAGCAGgggatatgaaaaaatttgtgacGTCAGCTATGTTTGGATGCAACATTGAAGAGGTGTTAACTCTGAATATAAATCTCACTTTTCGTATTAATTGGTCTTGTGGGgcttccgccattttgaaaaacgcgtaCGTCTCAATATCTCGATAGCGAATTGTCGCACAGAAAATGTTCAACGAACTTTCTTATTGGAAATATCGTTATTGGAAATAcgtcattttcttatatgactaatatttttaaagatacaTAAAGATACACcacaaatagttttattttataaccgTTAGTTACATATGTGggaaataaccaaaaattatataggtacttTGTGGCGCCCTAACACTGAGAGTATAACTTTTATACGAAAATGGTGTATGAGAGAAATAAGCAAGTTATATTTCCAATCCAAAAGGTTCTTGCAAATTTTATGGCGGACATAAGACCAATTAATACGCAAAGTGAGACTTATATTCAGAATAACCCTATCTGTGGCGTCCAAACTTGGCTGACGTCACAacaatttcagatttttcctCATTGACGGAAATATGCACAAAACctcaaaaagttcaaaaataagTTAAAGGGGATAGGTACTCTCAGAAGAGTGAAGAAAAGTGACATAATGTAAATTACGTGTTCACTAACTTCCAAACAGAGGCATATCGTGTGAAGGCTTTTATATACGATTTTTTGCGCTTTTTATATGACCTCCAGGCCCGTAGCCAGAGTTGATTTTAAGGTAGGGAAACGATCTTATCAGGTAGGGCATTGGTaatcgtttaatttttttttctcagtcagTTCGTtgaatttgaatataaaaattaaatttttgtgtgctgCACTCGGCTCCGCCAAATTAGGACCCAAGAAAaaggccccaaaagaaaaaatgaaataaaaccccAAATTGGAGTATTTTTTCGAATTGAAATTAATAATGGTGCCCCAATGAAATAAGGCCTTAACTTGGAGGCTGGTTATAGCGACCAGGAAAATGAATCCGGAAATggagcaattttattttttgtttaaattctatACATTTGTTTTTCGTGCCAGCTGATtgacatttgaaacaaaatgaaacaaatcgttCCCGTGAAGTGTTTCAAATTTTTCCTGTTCCACTGAATACGAACCATATTTTCGTATGTATTTCAGTCAGGAAAAAAAGAGAGAGTATGTAGATTTTGTGTGTGTCAATACTGACGTAAGTTCTCCTGATCGCTATAAACGAGcattaggaaaaaatattcaatataatAAAGCTTCTTTCTTTTCTGACGCTATAACTGGCGGCGCCTTCTTTATACCTTTGAAAGACTATTTAGTTTAGCATTTTCATGAAAATTATGGTAAAAGGTAAGGctccaaattgtttttaaaataaaatgaaagtaagCCCCAAAAAAGTGAGGCAAGGAATTTTGAAAGCTAGAGTAATTTTGAAGGTGCGAAATCTTTATAAGTTGGGTATTTTTAAAGCTAGAACTAGAGTCCTTGAAAGTAGGACATGTTCATAAATAGGGCATATGTTAAGGTAGGACATTTTTGAGACTGAGTTTTTAAAGTTGGAGCATTCTTGAAGTTACGCCATTTTTAAAAGAAGGGTGAATAAAACTTAACAGCAAATAAATATAACAGAAGATATGATTTTTTATGGAATATAAAGTGTAAACGTGAAACGCatacaaatgttaaaaaaaatttaaaacagccGAATTTTCATGTCTCTGGGTTTTTTCTTTCtcacaaattaaataaagtttaaattggAGTCTATTGGAACTTAGAATTAGAAAGCGAGCAATTCGGGGCACTATGTAGATGTAAGCCAGCAGTCCAGAGATATGCCTAAGTTTAATACCGAATACCTGGGATAAAACACCTGCAGGCGTTATTGCACTGCACCTGCCGGAAGTGTTATTGCACTGCACCTGCAATAGCACTTGCGGCAATAACGCCTGCAGGTGTTATATCCCAAATCAAAACGAAATATTCCCTGCaggctttttttctttttaaaagtggCAATAACACAAACTTCGAAAAGGCAAAAAGCcccacggttttttttttgtcactctGAATGTGAACAATAGACACTTTCACTACCAGTAACGAATATAAAAGCTGAGATAGGTATGGGGGGGAGGCATTCTGCACCCCTGCTTGGGCTcactataggatttggggtgggggcaaggttgggtatgtacagtttcttttgatttccaagaaacttttaaattttgccCAAATCCTATGGTGTGCCCAAACAGAGGGTTGCAGGGAGTCAGCATGCCACCCCTTACATTCCTCAACGTTAATGGCGCGTATGCGCCTTATAAATTAGATCAGTTagtattgaacaaaaattagaaaaggCTATAACACCCACAGGTGCAATTGCCATTTTAAAAAGGAAAGAAAGCCTGAAAGGGATTTTTCCTGCAGGGGTAATTGCCGAAGGAGTTATTGCAATGCACCGAAAACAAAATGGATGCAAGGGGGATGgcatattaaattaattttgactttaaaataaTTCTCGGAGCTTATAATCTAATAAATAACTAATTTACCTTTACCTTCATGGCTCTTACAAAAAGGCTACAAAGCTTTATGGGATTTTAGCCAAATTGTATATCAAAAGCAGTTTGTTGATAAATGAGGAGCATTGTAAAGCTGCCGTGAGCTAGGAAAGACGTAAACATTGGGCTGAAGAGTACGTCATTTattgaaatcaatttaattacaataaaaataagttgatgttaataaaataataataaaataagttaatttgaTGTTTTGAATTCATTACCATTTAATCAAGCCGGAACATACTCAGAATTTACACCTACGCGATCAACAaactttcattttaatttaatattactgTATTTTTAGAGTTTAATAAAAAGATTCTTTGCTCAAAATTGTTTGGAAAACCAAATGAGATGTagtaaaataacaaataatgtaatttacaactaaaaaacaatgaaacaaaattaccttttttcgtttttaaatcaACCGTAATCCGTTGCCGCCTGCTACATGtagtgttttgcttttttcttttgaattttaccACAGGCACAGCCACATTAGAGATGTGCTGttgtgaaaatattaaaaatccaaaCCGATAACATATATCGATTACGAGAATAGGTTTGTTCGGTGTATGCACTGCGAAAGGCTTGTTCCTTACTATGTTTATATGACTTGGTTTAAAGATCGGATTCAATCCAAATCGAAATTTCGAGCCATGTTTTATGATTATGccagattgaaaaattgggaagttcgaacatttgtccttgttttctctttctttttacaGTTTTAATTTCGACGTTTTAAAAACTGTGAAgaataaaggtataactacattggctcaaaaagtgaaaaagtacaaaagtgaaaattttcaaatgcatttttgtgtagtttttcggcctggaaaattaaaaccaatgatgcagaaagcttattttttggtctaaaaaacaatttgtatactctttttcacaaaacaattgcgctagctagaaaaaaaatattttcacttttgtactttttcaaaaagtggtgtatgtagttaagccttaaaacAAGCTCCCTAGGTCTGATTTTggttcttttttaataaaaatatggaACCTGTTAAATTTTAaggcctggtacgcagatcgagctaaattttagccgagctaaaactCCCATAcatgttatcgataatttgtatgagattctttttagctcggctaaaatttagcgcgatctgcatactaggcttaaagattgggatgaaatcctctcagaaaaagaaaaattgttcaaaagtaCCCAAAGCACTTTTTGGTCAAAATTCTCTGCTTCTTtttcaatgtcaaaaaaagtaaacaaacgaaaaatatcaaaacattttagcgcaaattttcaaacatttaaacCGTACTTTAAATCTACTACTATTTCTTAGGAGTATCTTATAGGGGGATAACAGGTGCGATGGAGAATTCTCTGTAAGCATTGTATAAAGCTTCTCTGGAGCTCTGTTTAGTATCACACTATAATGATGTTGGGAAGTGCTTATAGtaggctaaaaattttcgataatttgtatgggagctaaaatttagcgcgagctgcgtacccaggcctaatctagtactatcatctactcatgctcttcttcccaagatacgatttgtattcaATGCGTTGAAAGTgtgttccattgaaaatcggtagaaaactactagtagtactttgccacttTCCAATTGAACGGGGCCAATATAATGACGTTAGTTGGAAAGTGTTTGATTTTTCTTCAAGCCTGGttcgctgttcgcgctaaattttagccgagataaaattccaatacaagttatcgataatttgtatgagatcgtttttagctcagataaaaattttccataatttgtatgggagctaaaatttagcgcgaacagcgtaccaggcttcacacttaaaaattctcaagtgcgttattgtaattattttttgccgcaaaagtgggaaatttacaaaagtacaaaattttattgtaaaacaaattttttcaagcgcaatttctttttgaaaataactacaaaaaatgttttttaaagcctggtacgcagatcgccctacattttagccaagataaaattcccatacaagctatcgataatttgtatgggattcaTTTTATGCCGGCTAAAATGTATCcataatttgtatggaagctaaaatttagctcgatctgcatAGTAGGcttaagtgcctggctacacagtgatttttcaatcgattgaaaaatcacatgcggtggctacacactgttgtgcccaatcacgttccacttttacattttctaggaacaaatgtcaaaaagaggaaaaaatttgcaatggaactgtactgccctcagaaaattcagttcccttcgtgagcatcttcccccttcactcctcatccctcttgcctacaaactcactgcttaggcgattgaaaaatcaccgtgtagccaggcactaaaGCAGTGTTAAAGCAGTGTGTCCCAAGTATTACAGTTATCTTACTTGTGcttacccgacaaacaattttggttctataaagccttacagatgcaattgttgcttctgtaaagcattatagaagcaaaattgttagtagggtagaTAATATTTCTTTCGCTTTCCTACAAGAGAATGGGAATTTTCTAAAGGTCTTGCAAGTTTTTATTGCACttgttaatatggaaaaatggaaaattatttaaactatGTCAAGATTTTCAGTTTTCGTAGCTCGTCTAAACACTTTAGACCCTCTTTTTTTGCTATTTCATTTCCTTCATGCGATGCTAGTTCATGTCCAGTTTGACACCAAAATAAAGCACTTTcatatatttctttttgaagGAATATTAAACCCACTTGAACAATAAATATTGGTAGATCTGTATTGTCTGGGTCTTCAACTAGACAAATTTCTATAGCAGAATATAGATAATGAAGAGCCGCATCAAAGTCCTAAAAAAAgtctcattttattttttataataaaaaagaaggaaacaaaaaacCTTACATTCAATTTTGCCGATACATTTGCAATGTTATGCAGCACAACCATTTTTTGAGACGGAAGAATGTTTGTTGTTTTCAATATTCTTTCCCAACATTTTGTGTATTGTTTTCGGGCACGCTTAAAATCCTGTTGATCAGCCAAAAGTTTTCCGTACCAAAATAAAGCAGTTATGTAAATTGCATTCGATTCCTCATCGATTTGTTTCTGACCTTCCAGTTTTTTCTCCTGCACACGTATGCAATCTCGAAAACCATATTCTGACATCTCTAAACTACCAAGCAACTGATAAATCCGTGCTAGTTTTAATTTGAATGTAACAATACTATTATGAGTTTCTGGATAACCCAATTGAAGAAGCCTTTCGATGAATTTAACCAAAACATTTTCAGCTTCATAAAAGTCACCCTCACTTAGAATAATGGATGCTAGTAAATCACACAAAGAGGAAACATTTTCATAAGCTTCATTTTCATCTGCCAACTTAATAGCATTGTCCAATAAGATTTTTGCTTCTTTAAGCTTTCCATTGTGAATAAATTCCTCTGCTTGTTGAATTGATTGTGTAATTTGATTCTCTGCAacaattttagttttagaatCTAATTCATCCGAATTTCGTTTTATTAGCCAAGAAATAAATGCAGTTGTTGCAAATTGGGTAGGACTAATTTTGATTGTAACTTTCTgataatgaattttttggtaTGCCCTAAAAGAACAAGTATTATGAATTAAATTCAATATGATTGTTCTTACAAAGGTGCGaaattttgacataatttttgaaaattaattttacattttgtacAAATACGTCCAAgtaactaagttttttttttttttaagttaacttaaataaatatgtaaatcatattttttctttaagaagtGAATTAAAACTATTTCTGAGCTTTAtgtatttcttttcaaaacctCGGAAAAAggttttaattcatttgaattaattaaaaaaaatttttaaattcactcaacgaaaaaattaataaatgttgttaaaattaatgaaagaaaaaacttaaaaaacaaagaaaattgggtttgatgcaaaattgcgaAGAAACGATTgtccacagaaaaaaaagttttgggaaAACTAAAAcagtaataaattcttgattggttgtaaaaaaatctttcaaatcagacGAAATTTGGCAAAGATAGagccagttaaaaaaaagagagcaaaaaccataaaaaccgtcataaagcctagtacgcagatcgagctaaattttggctcccatacaaattatcaaaaaatattttgctagCTTAATAAATCGTCTACTCTTGCGTATGCGgtttaaaagaagaagaaaaaaaaacaacaatacaatacaaaaaaagcacgcatacgccacagtgcatgtgCACAATGTGCAAAatactggtcaacaaggtttttatTACAGCAGCCAAAATACAtttaggttttttgggtgctgagctcaaagccgaagtcagaaaaattctatcacttcacgtttttgagatattcttgttagaaaatcgaaaatgtcgCCAGTTTTTGAGGTTCCGTCTTagcgtttggttatttgttcaagttaaatttgtaaagatttctaaaagaactaagttttgtctttctaaatacatttaaatcatatctattttcttcttcgagaaatctCAAGTTGAAATCAGAGtttggattcgagctcagcacacaaaaaacctatagaaaagtattattttggtttctgtaacaaaaaaaaagtttaattttgttgaccggTGTAATTAGAAATTACATCTTTGACCTGGATGCTACGCACTCTAATCGgaattaaataaacacttgcactcaataattgaacaaaatgttCATCATCTTGCCTTTCCTT
Proteins encoded in this region:
- the LOC129920880 gene encoding tetratricopeptide repeat protein 19 homolog, mitochondrial-like isoform X2; protein product: MAYQKIHYQKVTIKISPTQFATTAFISWLIKRNSDELDSKTKIVAENQITQSIQQAEEFIHNGKLKEAKILLDNAIKLADENEAYENVSSLCDLLASIILSEGDFYEAENVLVKFIERLLQLGYPETHNSIVTFKLKLARIYQLLGSLEMSEYGFRDCIRVQEKKLEGQKQIDEESNAIYITALFWYGKLLADQQDFKRARKQYTKCWERILKTTNILPSQKMVVLHNIANVSAKLNDFDAALHYLYSAIEICLVEDPDNTDLPIFIVQVGLIFLQKEIYESALFWCQTGHELASHEGNEIAKKEGLKCLDELRKLKILT
- the LOC129920880 gene encoding tetratricopeptide repeat protein 19 homolog, mitochondrial-like isoform X1, with the translated sequence MSKFRTFVRTIILNLIHNTCSFRAYQKIHYQKVTIKISPTQFATTAFISWLIKRNSDELDSKTKIVAENQITQSIQQAEEFIHNGKLKEAKILLDNAIKLADENEAYENVSSLCDLLASIILSEGDFYEAENVLVKFIERLLQLGYPETHNSIVTFKLKLARIYQLLGSLEMSEYGFRDCIRVQEKKLEGQKQIDEESNAIYITALFWYGKLLADQQDFKRARKQYTKCWERILKTTNILPSQKMVVLHNIANVSAKLNDFDAALHYLYSAIEICLVEDPDNTDLPIFIVQVGLIFLQKEIYESALFWCQTGHELASHEGNEIAKKEGLKCLDELRKLKILT